The genome window AGTCCCCATTTCGTATGCCGTTCATGTCACGATCAGTGATTTCGGGGCCTCCGGTCTTCTGAGTAAATCATTTCGGATTACCCTTCCAAATGAATCCGCTTTGCTTCTGCGTAAAAAACCTGAATAAATTTCTTCATGTGAATCCGAATGGCCGAGCCCGACTGCGGCATGCGGTCCTTCAGCTCCCCCATTCGCTTCCACACCGTGGTGAAATCAAAGAATTGGGACGCGTACTTTTCAAACTTCCAATTCGATACATCCGCCAGTCCCAGCGATGCCAAGTGGTTCAAGGATTGATAAATCGCCCGTCGCACTCGCTGCTCGGAGGCTTTGGCCAATTTCCCCAGCTGCTGCTCATCCGCGCGTTCTCCCAGCCTCGCCAGTGCGACGCCCCCAAAAACCTCCTTCAAGGCAGGAAAGCCGTTTTTGAAGGTATGCTCGTGTTCGAACTGATCGAGATAATCCAAGATATCCAAAAGATCATGACTCCCGATGTCACCTGAGATACCAAGCTCCGACAAGAGAAATTGGCCAGCCTCTCGAATTTGTTTGGCAGGCAAAACGGACTTTTGACCGCTTGGCGACGGATCATTCTGGATCACCGCATGTAAGGTTTTGTGGATGTCCTGAATGGATTTCTCCAGGCGAATTTTTTCCATTACTTTCGATATGACCGTTACGACCTCGATTTTGTTGACGGGCTTCTGGACGTAGTATTCACTGCCAAGCGAGTAAGCCTGTGCGATCAGCTCTTTGGACTCCACTTGCGAGATCATGATGATCTTTCCCTTGAAGGTCGGCCTGATCTTCCGTATAGTCTCAATCCCGTCCTGTGATGGCATGAGCAAATCGATCAGCAAGATATCCACATTCCGCATGGTCAGCACTTGTCCATCCAAATGAGAGCCGTCCGCAGCTTCCCCCACGACCTCTCCCAAATCCTCGTCCTCGATGATTTCAGTCAGCATCAGCCGGACAGCCTCATCATCATCCACGATATAAAACAGCATGAAAGCATCACTCTTTCTGCATGATATGTTCGACCCGCAAGCGAATCTGAAAAATCGTCCCACGACTCTCGCCATCGTGGACAGAAATATCGCCATGGAGAAGCCCCACCATTTCTTTCACATAAGAGAGACCGATTCCCGTAGATGGATTGCCGGAACGATCGTACTTTGTCGTGAAGCCAGGCTTGAAGATCATTTTTTTCCGTCGGGGAGAGACTCCGGGACCGTCGTCACTGATTCGAATGTTTGCCCAATCCCCTTCCCGATCGATCTCTATTGAAATGGTGCCCTCACCCGCAATTGCCTCTACCGCATTGGCCACGATGTTGTTGATGAGCGAAAGCACCGTGAACACATGATAAGGCGGATGACTACCTCTGATTGTGCTGTCAAAACGAATGTCCTTCCCCAGCAGACCCGCGTACTTCTGGTTCGATCGAAAAATGATTGCCACGAGCTGATGAATGTCCATGTAATCAGTCATGCTCTCTTCGGAAATGAGCTTGAGCAGACCTGCAAACACGCGCTGGTTGTCTTTTTTGATCTCATGGACTTCCCCGGAAATGATCAGTGCCTGCCTGGCTACTTCATCGGAAATGGCAGGAGTAGTTTGGCGCAGCTCCTGCAGCTCCTGGTATAAATCAAAGGATTTGACTGTGATGTTTTCCGCATTTTGCAGCGTTTTTTTGAGATGGATGGATTCCTCGTACAAGTTCGAGATGAGCATCAGCATATGCTCATTTTGCAGTCTCGTCTGCCTT of Brevibacillus choshinensis contains these proteins:
- a CDS encoding response regulator, with protein sequence MLFYIVDDDEAVRLMLTEIIEDEDLGEVVGEAADGSHLDGQVLTMRNVDILLIDLLMPSQDGIETIRKIRPTFKGKIIMISQVESKELIAQAYSLGSEYYVQKPVNKIEVVTVISKVMEKIRLEKSIQDIHKTLHAVIQNDPSPSGQKSVLPAKQIREAGQFLLSELGISGDIGSHDLLDILDYLDQFEHEHTFKNGFPALKEVFGGVALARLGERADEQQLGKLAKASEQRVRRAIYQSLNHLASLGLADVSNWKFEKYASQFFDFTTVWKRMGELKDRMPQSGSAIRIHMKKFIQVFYAEAKRIHLEG
- a CDS encoding sensor histidine kinase — encoded protein: MLVMVPLAGELKFYPVNETFRISFGAPTFFFFLLLFQNTPAVVPGFLTGATVVGFRILLDFLTIAPLDFFSSIEAHYSSFFFYFTYSLLFTLMKMGRFQNRTLLTACIGMFIEVLADLVELFVQQWVFQTMITWAALQEMLVIALSHSFIVLSFLNMMKLYEAQSRERQTRLQNEHMLMLISNLYEESIHLKKTLQNAENITVKSFDLYQELQELRQTTPAISDEVARQALIISGEVHEIKKDNQRVFAGLLKLISEESMTDYMDIHQLVAIIFRSNQKYAGLLGKDIRFDSTIRGSHPPYHVFTVLSLINNIVANAVEAIAGEGTISIEIDREGDWANIRISDDGPGVSPRRKKMIFKPGFTTKYDRSGNPSTGIGLSYVKEMVGLLHGDISVHDGESRGTIFQIRLRVEHIMQKE